From Balaenoptera ricei isolate mBalRic1 chromosome 5, mBalRic1.hap2, whole genome shotgun sequence:
ATACTCTATACAACTATATTCTACTGTAGAATCTAGATTTAAAGGACTCACTTTTACCCGGTTTGGGAAAGTTCATTCAGCCAGTAACTTTCTATATATAAATCATGTTTCTCAGATATGTGATTTAGCCAATATTGGAAATATCACAATTTCTTCACAAAGTACTCAGAACTGGAATCACTAAAGCTCCTCTAACGAGAGCTGGCCTGGCTTAACAGAGACTTCAGTCTCTTAACATTAGTATCTGTAAAGGAACACGAAATAAAATGACTACAGCCTGCTTTTACGATCTCACACACTACCAAACtataatggtaaaaaaaaaaaaaaaaaaaaatagacggttaaagtatttttctgttagaaacagaatgaaaaagtaATCATTTATAAGCTGCTATTAAACTTTCCATTGAGAAAAACACTATTCCTGTCACCAAGGTAAGAATAACACACTTTCTAAGTGCAATGATTTTTATGAACTGAATTtttaagagcagaataaaggaaaattatagtcaattaaataaatgtttcagaTAGTTAATGACTAACATAATATTTTGAGAAGTAGAAATTTAAATAGCTATAATCCTACTGttcttaaaaatacaataacattTCTGGGGGTGACATTAGCCTTATAAGAAATTGTAAAATAAGACAACTGTCTACACTCATCACCAAAGGGTTAATAAAAAACCGCATCACAATGTAACATATGTCAAACACCCATAAACTTCAActacagaaaatatataatagaaaaaatacatttaaactgAATATGTACAAAGGTGTGTGGCTTTCCCCAAATTAAAATGCAATTAatataaagagaggaaaaaaacctaaaaggcCATACACAATATTCAGTGTAGTTTTCTCTCTGGTTGGCAGGATCATGGGATTTActtcctttgtgtttttctgtaatttacagatttttctttaatgagcaagttataaaatacttttaaaaacataaaaaaaacttttcactGAGAACCTCTTAGCTTATGAAAAATGATGTTAATTGTGGCATTATCTATAACAgcgaaagaataaaaaaaacagggagctggttaaataaatcatgataTGTCCATGCAGTGATAATGATGTaactgttaaaaagaatgagacacATCTATATGTACTGGTATGGAAGAATTccaaactcaatttaaaaaaaaaaaaaaagatcactctagaaaacagtttggcactaTTTACTAGAGTTGGAGGTATGCATACCCGATGAGCCAACGATTTCCCTTCtagagatatgtatatatgtatgcatgtacatATACCATccaacagaaacacacacaggcacacaagaCATACACAAGAATGTTCTTAACAGCATCACtcataataaccccaaactggaaacaatccaaatgctaTCAACAGCAGAACAGATAAACTGGGACTTGGTTATAAGACGGAATGCTGAACAGCAATGAAAACGAGCACCTGTTAtgcacaatatggatgaatcataCATAATGTTGCATGTAAACAGTCAAATGTAAAAGAATACATACTATATGAACCCATTTCTATAAGAGATGCAAAAGAAAGCAATTACCATGAAGGTGGGGACAGTGTTTACCTGCGGGCAGGAATGAAGGTAGAGTGACTGGGAGGGGGCATGGAAGGGGTCAGAGGGGGCATGGAAGGGGTTAGAGGTGGCTAGAACAGATCTTTCTCTTGACCTCGTTAGGGTTTACACCAAGGCTCACTGCATGATAATTCAGCTGTACATCTTAGATTCTTCCACTTTTCTGTCTGTATTATACTTCACaatgaaaatgatttaaaaagcaaaatgcaatatacatatatagcatGTCaccatttgtattttaaataactaaatatataaGTAAAGAAAGATACTACTGAAAAGGGAATCAAGGAGACTGTTTTCCcattattcccttttttttttcccctcttgaatTTTGTACCATGTACATCATTACCTGATCAAAAAAATTTTCATTCCAAAGGTAACTTACCAAATTCCTGCTACAATAAAAGTAGCAGTTGTAATAGGTATCAGCGTTGGATACTTGATATCATAATCTTCAATTCCACAATACCATTCCAGATAGACTATGCAGTAAAATGCAATCGATAAGCTAACAAGCAACAAGGCACCACCAAACAGAAACCAACTGTAGAGACAAAAATAATACCCTTCTATTATCCTCTTTTACATCCTCTGCAGCCTAATAGTAAATAATCTTTTTTGACACATCTTAAATGTGACATAGGCTCATATCGTTGCTGGCTTACCATATCAATAGCAGTGACCCCACTTTTGACAGTGCATGTATCTGACAAAAGTTTTGTAAGTTTACCCTTGAATACAGGTGATTTGAATTTTGAGTCCTGTCCCATAACACAGGGCCTACCAGCCAGGTATGACTCAGCCctgctactagagaaaggaaGCATCttaacttactgaatcagaatttctatgCCTATCTTTAGAAAGATGTTATTTGCAATTTTGCTACAGACTGTGTGCAGCATACCTTGGGTCTAGACAATATAAACTACTTATAAAGGCTCTTCAGATCCCTGAAGCTGACCAGAAATTCAGTGACTGTTAAGCAAacatgtacacaaaaataaagtggtttaaaaaagaaGTGCTAATTGACAGCACTTAACAAATCAgatatcttaaaagttttcattaatAGACTAAATATCTATTTCTAAGAAGAATATCAactggggaaggggcagagggacGCACAGTTACTCAATCCCAGCTTGCAGAAAGTCTAGATCTAATAGGAGATGGGTAGGTAAGGATGAGAGtgagacacatgaaaggatgaaaAAGTAAGACTTTAAACACacatgcgcgcgcgcgcgcacacacacacacacacacacacacacacacactttcataAACTAACCGACAAAAAAATGACGTTTTCTTTAAACATACAGGAAAGCTAGCGGCTTTCTGGTTGTTTCTGAAGTTTTGAGTGTGAGAGCAATAAAGATTTCAACAGATACCATCAACTCCTCCAAGTTCAGCAGGGTTTCTTGAAATACTGAAAATTAATTTGGAAGGAGTTAATTCATACTGCCTCTCGTAAAAGATTTCTAAATGACACCCTTCCGTTCCTAGAATATCTCCAGTCCTCCCCCAAGGGACAATGGCTTTTTGCTCCTTCCAACTCCACACAAGACCTGGCTCAGTGTGTGTGAGAAAAAGCTCATCAGTCCCTTCCTTCCAGCCCCTGCTGGTCATGGGAGGAGGCCAGATTTGGAAAATCAGAGGAATGAACCCTTTTCGAGAAAGCAGAAGGCAGCCTGCACGTACTGTCTGTGGGTAGCGCTCTCCCGCCACAGCCGCCCCAACTCCCCGCTGCTTAGCGAGGCCTCAGCAAGAATGCAACACTACTCTACTCAAAATCCTCAGCCTTCGACCATGCGTTTCTGTCTCGTTTCCTCTAAGCTGACACTTCTTTGAGGACAGGCCTATGACTCCCACTTTCTTTTCATGCCCCCCAGTCCTGGTCCAGAGGCTGAGTCCAGGCTCTGTCACACACCACCGGTGGGCTACTGGGTGCCACTACTCCTGTGGGCGCCCCCAAACACCTTACAGTGTAGTGAGCTATTCCTTACCTCACCATCTCCTTTAACTACTAAGAATACTTAGTATTCTCATATACAAGGATACATAGGACACAAATGGAAAAACCCTCTCATCTCTCCTGAAACCTCAGAAAGGCCTACCTCCTGAGGTTGGCTGGACTGGTGCCCCTTCTAGGTGCACCCACGGTATCCCGCACATACACTCGTACACGCAAACAGTACGCACCACATGACTTACTCATCTATCACAGCCTAAAATGAGCTGGTGGAGGGTGAGAAATGTGCCTTGTTCATCACTGTCACCATAACTGGGTACCTCTCAGGCTCTCATGAGATATTTCATGAACGAAGCAGCAGATGCTACTGATGGTGCCTGAAACATCCATCCCTTCTTTTCCCAGCCCAAGTTCTAGACCAAGTGAAAGACACAAAGGAACCAGACTGATAAAGACCAACTGTCAGCTTTTTTACTGATGGAGCTACAAAAAGAAGACAGCTTTGGTGAATGGTGACAACGTTCTTCCTCACACTGAGACCCAGAAACAGACAGACTTACCCACTGGGTTTCAAGTCACAGTGAAAACCTAGAGACCTTCTCATGTCAGGGTCGCCCCATAAAACAACGGTGCAGAAAAACAGCCCAGAATCTGTGCTTCCCATGGGCAGCTGGCTCCCAAGAGGAAGAAGGTGCTGAGCTACACGTCTGGTTCTTCATCCCAAACCCTATCAGGAGGTCTAGCACCTCCCAGGGAAGGAGCCAGTGAGGGGAAGGGCCAGAAGATGGCAGTGTTTAGGGAAAGCTCCTGCTTGTGGAAGTAAGGAACGGAAACAAGCTCTCTCCCTCCCATAGTTTACATAACatccccacccccgtcccccacCTGCTTTCCCCGGACCACCTGCTCCCTTACTCTCCTCAGGCACCCCTTCAGCAGTCACTGCTCTTCCTGAGGGCCTCTGCGGGAGAGACTGTGTGTCCCCCAATCCCCAACGATATCACCGGATCAAACAGTCCCGTCTGCACCTTTCTAGCCCCGCTGGTACTTCCAAACAATTACACTTGCACTTTAAGCAAACCACCCCTCTCGATGCCAGCTCCAATGCTCACCAacacctctccctctttttctgttaCCTAGGGGCCTCCAGAACACTCTCCAATGTTCAGTGAGGACTCAGGAGTGTGATGAACAACCTTCCCCTCCATGTCAACTCCTGGATTATACTACAGAGATTTCAATCCTCATGAACGATGGACTGTTTGACATCCTGCCTTAAAGCTCCTGACTCCTCCCACCAGTGACCTCAACTCTAATTCAATCACAGCCTGTACATGTAATTACCTTGTTGGCTGTAACTATTCTCTGAAAACGAGCTCTGAGACCCAATTCCCACCCACCACACAATTCTCATTCCCTCCTCCCAGTGCTCGTGTACTTGACCTTCTTAAAGACCTTCAGTCATTCTCTCTGCATGGTTTACAAATGGATTAGGTCCTTCTTAAATTCACTACCGACCTCATCCAGAAAACACCTGTGCTGTAAAAGCCCAATGAAATAATTTCCAGCCTCACCCACTCTGCGGTATGTGCCCAGAATACACACTCTCTTTTTCAACTCTGCGTCACCAGCACCTCCAACACCATGCCCGGCAGAAAGTAGGTGCCTACTAAGCGTTTGAAGAATTCGGCtcacaaaatgtgaaaaataaaacacacgtgTTTAACTTACGAAGCAATAAAGTTTTCTTACCTATTGGTGTGAAAGTTTTCTTTAACGGCTTGAAAGAAATCAACATAATAGGTCACAGCAATGGATGCCAAAATCCAGAATCCAGAATGGATATTAAGTCTTGGAAGAggtttctcctttttctcaaCAGGTGTAGAGGTTTCTGCAAATAACGGAGAGTTCAACTTATGAAGTAACCATTAACTTCACAGGAAaaattatgcctttttttttttttggccacgccgtgccgcttacaggattttagttccccaaccgggggcTGAACCTGcttcctcggcagtgaaagcgcggagtcctaactactggactgccagggaattccccctttttttctttttttttaaattacacctattttaagtcaaataaaataatttcctagAGCTTTCTAAGAACCACATTCTCTCCCATTACAGTACCAATTTCTTCTGTAAAACCACCAAAATaggtttatatttttagaaataattaataGGAGCCTGCCATAAAACCTGTCCAATATAGTCAACTTTTTTGCCACTAAATGAGTTTTGCaaccaaatttatttatatagtcTTTTGGAAAGAATAATGTCATCTGGTAGTATAGGAATTTTAATGCTATGCTTCATATATAGTCTAGGAAAGTGATTAGTCCTGTTAATTAAGAAAAATGCAAGTGGCAAACATTAGAACACAAAATGGACTTGATTTTCCAAAAACACTACTTAaactacatattttaattttttaaacaaacacaacCTTCTGGGGCAGCTCAAAAGTGGAAAGGGCACACTGGAGGTCCAGTCCCAACATGGTACTGTCTTAGACAGGTGATGGACAAGTCAAATTCCTTCCATTCGGGACCCAATCTGAAAGAATGGGTCAAATGGGGTCTAACAAGTTCCCCATGTGACTGACATGCCCTCTCTCTCAGTTCATGTGAGAACCACTAGTATGTAGCCAAGGTTCCCGAGCTTTTAGCTGACCATCAGAATTCCTGGGAAGCTTATTCATAATACAAATTCTGCGAGACACCCTCAAAATTTAGAAACCAGCATGCCTGCGCATGATGCTTTCTgcgtttactttttaaaaataataaatacacaagATTTACAACATACAGGACAAAAAGGTCTAAGGTGAAACCTCTCTCTTTATCCTTAACCCCAGTTCCCCAGCCCCAAAGCAGCTACCAGTAATGACGTCTACTGAATTCTTGCATATTCTATGCATCTACAGGTAAACacacacagcatgttatctggtTTGAACACAAATGGTGGCATACCATACGTTGTTCTGCGCCTCCCTCTGAAAAGCATCCACATTGGTACATAAAAGTCTGCCTGCTGTGTCACGTATAAACAGCCAAGTGTATTTAACCAGCTCCCTGCTGACGGACAATTAGATGTTTCCAGTCGTTCGCTATTACAAGCAAAGCTGAGATGAAAGACTTTGCACACACGCCCTTGTGTACTGCTACGAGTACGCTCCTCTGTTAGGTTCTTAGAAATGCAATCTgtggatattttttattttaatggatgTTGCCAAACAGGTGTTAAACCAGCTCTCCTAGGAATCCTGAAGACCAAGATGCGCAGGGCTACCTGATCTCTAAGGGTCTTTTACGATAGTAAATACCCGACTTGCAAAACTACTTGGTAAGCCTTGGAAAAACGAAACCCGGTCCCTCCTGACTGGGTAGGGCTGCGGGAGGCCCGCGGGGCCGGCCGTGTCCGGCGCCTCGGCTCCGGGAACCTCGGCGCGACTCGGAGCGCGCCAGGGCGGGGGGTGCCTCACCCGGCCCGGCGTAGCCCTCGCGGTCCAGCTGAACCTCCACGTCCCGCGGGAACAGGTATCTCCGCCGGAGTCGCTCCCGAGCCTGTAGAGCGTCCATCTTAGCACCTCCCAGAAACTGGGCGGTAGTGACGTCAAGCCCACCGGAACTTCCGGCATCGGTTCGCCGGCGGAGGGAGGGATTTCCTTTTGTGACGGGGAGAGACTGTGTTGTCTTCGCTGTTTTAGTTCGTGAGAACGTACGGAGGGTTTGGCTTTGCTATCTCAGTGCTCAAATCCGCAAACATGatttgaatttcaaaatatttatcctTCCCCACCTAAAGATATCCAGTGTTGTTCCGAACTACGGAAGCCCAGAAGGATCAAGCTTACCGATGCCGGCGAATGGCGCGGGCGGGTGTGCGGGGCCCTAAGGGGGCACTTCGTTGCCTTTATGCTCTGCATCCTGAACCCCGTGGCTCCTGTATGCCCAAAGCATCTCAGCCCCCagcttctttcctcctcttcctcctcctcctcctcaggagTCGCCCAGCAAACTTGAAAGAGTCAGAGGCCACCCAGGAGGAGGAAAGGACCGCTGGGCCGGGCCCGGGAACCTGCGGTGGAGTCTGGGCCTGGCGCTGACCGCTCGGGTGGGCTCaggcaagaaataaacctttctgggcctgtttcctcttctgtacaaCGGGGATTATACCTGCCTCATGGATTTGTTCTGGAGTTATAAATGTGAAGCACCCGTATGTGGTTCGTGTTAGCCCTTTTCTTACGGCTTGTGAGAAATTGCCCCCAGCCAGAAACGTGAAAGCTAAATTTGTACTTTCCCAGAAATCCGTCGGTTCCCATCACTCACGCTCATAAACTGAAAAAGACCGTGTCACTAATTCACAAGTTTTCCTCCATCAGTAATCCTGTTTGCTactcttctgcctccttcctACCGTGTCATATGTTGAGAAATTTTGTGCTTAACCCTTCAAActtttgctgagcacctactgtctGCTAGGAACTGTTAGGCACCATGCGAGGCAATGGAGATAAGATAAGACATGACGTTGCCCTTGAGGAGTTCCTGGGCCAAAAATGACCACAGAGACCTAGTACAGTAGAAAGCAGTATTTATAAATGTATGGAAGCGTTTCATTaattcagtcaacaaacaatTTCTGAGCAGCTACATCTGCTAAAATGCTGAGGACAGGGGTAAGTTAGAATCTAGTGGTGGAGACGATTTCCATCCAATGCCATAACAGAGATACTGCATATGGGGTTATGGGAGCACCGAATAAAGGGCAGCCCTTCATTCTGCTGTGGTACGTGGGGACCAGGGAGAGTGGCTTGAGGTAGGTTGAATACAGGGATGGATAGTCCAGAAAGCCACCCAGGAAGTAAAATCTGAATTAGTAGGCACTCTTTAATATCTCTATGTGTTGTGAGTGTTTGCAGaagaaatgcaataaatattcaagaaaagaACGTCAAGTTTCTACAGGTGTATTTCTATCATTTCTTCAGCCCTTGTAGCAAACCCTTTGGAGCAAAGGATTTAACAGCTGGGTGGATCATATGGCCTTTGTACACAATACCTCCTTTTTcccgttttgtttttttctttttcttttcagactCCTAAAGAACCAGGGTTTATCTCTTCAAAGCCAACTGGGGTCTTTGCCCTCCCTTCTCCTTTTGCTTGTACAGGGTTAGAAGCCTTGTTAACAGGAAGTGAATTCCTCTTATCAAATACAGTCTTCTGTTGATTGTCTCCTTGTAAAAAGGTCAGTGCTGGGTCTCCCTTGTAACTGAATATTCCCGAGAGCATCGTAACCATTCCAGGGTTTCCATATGTAGTATGTTCGGGTCAGATCAGTTTCACCTTTGGTGGTTTCAGGGCCTTTGTATTTGGATCCGAATGCctttcagcttttttttcccccctgataTTTTAAATGCACTTCTTGCAGACCGTATTGATGATACTTAAAAGCAGGTTGGAAAATATCCGGTATTTAATGACCACATCTTCATTGCTAGGGCCCATTAAATAAGTTCTTCAATGTGTGTGTTGTGCACCGAAATGATAGATGTATGATATCAGATTGCTACCA
This genomic window contains:
- the TMEM128 gene encoding transmembrane protein 128, whose amino-acid sequence is MDALQARERLRRRYLFPRDVEVQLDREGYAGPETSTPVEKKEKPLPRLNIHSGFWILASIAVTYYVDFFQAVKENFHTNSWFLFGGALLLVSLSIAFYCIVYLEWYCGIEDYDIKYPTLIPITTATFIVAGICFNVALWHVWSFFTPLLLFTQFMGVVMLISLLG